From the genome of Desulfovibrio sp.:
TCGGACGCCAGTTCGCCGCAGACGGAAACTCCTATGCCTTCGCGGTGTGCGGCGTCAACAATATGCTTGAGCGAGCGCACGACGGCGGGGTGCAAGGGTTCATTGAGATACGCCACATGGCGGTTGTTGCGGTCTATGCCCATAATATAATGTATGAGATCGTTTGTGCCAATACTGAAAAAGTCGCATTCCCTGGCAAGGGCGTCGCAGATGAGGGCCGCAGCCGGGGTTTCTATCATGACGCCAAGGGGCAGTTCCGGCGCGTGCTGCAGGTTCTGGGCGCTGAGTTCCTGATGCATTTCCTGCATGATGCGGCGCACCTGCTGCACTTCGTCCATGGCTGAAACCATCGGCAGCATGATGGCCACGTTGCCGTAGACCCCCGCGCGCATGAGCGCCCGCAGCTGCGTACGAAAAATTCCCTGATGGCGCAGGCAAAAGCGTATGCCGCGCAGGCCCAGGGCCGGGTTGGGCTCCTTGAGCGCCGCCTGGGCGTGCAGCATCTTGTCTGCGCCCACGTCAAGGGTACGAAAAACAACGCGCTCCGGTGAAATCTTTTGGGCCACAAGGGCGTATTCGGCCAGCAGTTCTTCTTCGTCGGGCAGGCGGCCCTTGAGATAGGCAAACTCCGTGCGGTACAGGCCCACGCCGTCGGCGCCGCTGCACGGCACTGCCGCAAGCTCTTCGCTGCTCTCCAGATTGGCCTGAACCACCACACGCACGCCATCGCACATTTCAGCGGGCCAGCGGGCCGTCTTGAGCGTGAATTCTTCCCAACCATTGAATTCGACTCGGCGGGCCTCATAACGGGCCATGTCCGCCTCATCCGGGTCCAGCAGCACGCAGCCGCCAAGGCCGTCAATAATGACCTGCTCGTCTTCCCTGGCCACGGTCACAAGGCCGGTAACACTGGAAAGGCAGGGGATGCGCAGGCTGCGCGAAAGGATGGCCGTGTGCGAGGTGGGGCCGCCCTCGGTGGTCAGGATGCCCAGCACGCAGTCCAGGTTCAGCTCCATAACATCGGCTGGAGAAAGATCTTCGGCCACCAGCACGCCCGGTTCAGCGGAATCCCGCGTTTCGGAAGGGCCAGTGGAGAGGCTCTCGCGCAGGCGCAAACCCACAGCGCGGATATCCTGCGCGCGGTCACGCAGATAGGGGTCGTCCATGCCCCGGAACAGGTCGCACAGTTCGTCAACCGTCAGGCGCAGGGCCCAGGGCGCGGCAATGAGCTTTTGTTCGATGCGCGCGGAGGCTGTGTTGAGCAGTTTGGCGTCGCGGGCCATTTCCATCTGCGCGGCAATAACCTCACGGTATTCGGCCAGGTCTTCGGGCACGTTGTCCATGGTGTTTTGCAGAGAAACGCGCACGTTTTCAGCCGCAAGGCGCAGGGCGGCCTGCTCGGCCTCCACTTCAGCGGGCGTGATGCGCCGCTCTTCATCCTGCCGCAGCTTGTGCATGAAGCGCACCCGGCCAATGGCTATGCCGGGAGAAACTGGAGTGCCAAAAAGTACCGCGCGGGCCATATCAATCCTGCATGGTGCTGAGAAGGCGGGCCAGGCCGCAAAGGGCCTCGCGGGCGTCATGCCCCTGAGCCAGAAGCGTCAGTTCCGCGTTGAAGGGTGGGGCAAGTGAAAGAACGTCAAGCATGCTTTTGGCGTCAACCTCGCCGGTCTCGCTGATAAGCTGAATGGCCGACGAATAGCGCTGGGCTTCCTGGGCCAGTCGTGCCGCGGGCCTGGCGTGGAGGCCATTGCGCAGATTGAGGCAAAGCCGCATTTCCAGCCCGCGTGACGTTTCTTCAATGGTTTCTTCCATTTCCTCACCTTTTAACAATGTCA
Proteins encoded in this window:
- the ptsP gene encoding phosphoenolpyruvate--protein phosphotransferase; amino-acid sequence: MARAVLFGTPVSPGIAIGRVRFMHKLRQDEERRITPAEVEAEQAALRLAAENVRVSLQNTMDNVPEDLAEYREVIAAQMEMARDAKLLNTASARIEQKLIAAPWALRLTVDELCDLFRGMDDPYLRDRAQDIRAVGLRLRESLSTGPSETRDSAEPGVLVAEDLSPADVMELNLDCVLGILTTEGGPTSHTAILSRSLRIPCLSSVTGLVTVAREDEQVIIDGLGGCVLLDPDEADMARYEARRVEFNGWEEFTLKTARWPAEMCDGVRVVVQANLESSEELAAVPCSGADGVGLYRTEFAYLKGRLPDEEELLAEYALVAQKISPERVVFRTLDVGADKMLHAQAALKEPNPALGLRGIRFCLRHQGIFRTQLRALMRAGVYGNVAIMLPMVSAMDEVQQVRRIMQEMHQELSAQNLQHAPELPLGVMIETPAAALICDALARECDFFSIGTNDLIHYIMGIDRNNRHVAYLNEPLHPAVVRSLKHIVDAAHREGIGVSVCGELASDPLGMALLLGMGVDTISAAPRFVPGLKHLIRQLRAETCMELAHSVLMSTDVAASRRMVREQLHQSLGPELAFHTTSLLIHSQP
- a CDS encoding HPr family phosphocarrier protein, which codes for MEETIEETSRGLEMRLCLNLRNGLHARPAARLAQEAQRYSSAIQLISETGEVDAKSMLDVLSLAPPFNAELTLLAQGHDAREALCGLARLLSTMQD